In Tindallia magadiensis, one DNA window encodes the following:
- a CDS encoding sigma-54 interaction domain-containing protein produces the protein MKQEIAIGAKYDYSRSFYEQLLKDILGPDFNISSYNLSEPQNHSIQPDIFLISTPFIANEMKPLIHPKTKVISINRTFSRASYHLLKTIPSNQDILVVNNGIDVTFETISLIYALGFNFKLYPHYPDSTKPLDIQVAITTNETHLVPDSISQSYNIGHMVYSLSTINEVLENLDIEQSVKNKILYRYERQVVSNETGVYKLLGKNVASQYELQAVLDLIEEGVIRINTQDKITMINNKAQQILNRPKEFLYQKPLADILPLPFKISEYPIHDYFLSIGNEQLIFSSQPTHIFDKRVGSIITLKKVTELRKLEEQVRQNNARKGHTTKYSFDHILGSSSSILQAKKQAQKMAVINSTIVIIGESGTGKELFAQAIHKQSHRNKFPFIAINCAALPESLIESELFGYESGAFTGASKTGRSGLFEDAHLGTLFLDEIGDLSLPLQAKLLRVLESQEVIRLGSNKVRNVDVRIIAATNKDLRLLAEQGDMRWDFYYRLNVFPLRIPPLRERKEDIKLLFHHLLHNFHCHKSVAPSLLKALFDYDWPGNIRELRNITEYLARMSEDSIEVDDLPPDFGCFTPKPSSQKESPNIEHFILTLLLKREQQGLRTGRTKILHALNDSDFFITERVIRNYLKDLELQGLIQPGKGRQGSFLTKEGKQLAFNLSQN, from the coding sequence ATGAAGCAGGAAATCGCCATCGGGGCCAAGTACGATTATTCCAGATCTTTCTACGAACAACTATTAAAAGATATTTTAGGTCCAGATTTCAATATTTCTTCTTACAATTTATCCGAACCACAAAATCATTCTATTCAGCCAGACATTTTTCTGATATCTACCCCCTTTATTGCTAACGAAATGAAACCTCTTATCCATCCCAAAACAAAAGTAATCTCTATTAATCGTACTTTTTCAAGAGCAAGCTATCATTTACTAAAAACGATCCCTTCCAACCAAGACATTCTCGTTGTTAACAATGGTATTGACGTTACATTTGAAACCATTTCATTAATCTATGCTTTGGGCTTTAATTTCAAACTATATCCTCATTATCCCGATTCAACTAAGCCCTTAGACATTCAAGTAGCTATTACGACAAATGAAACACATCTAGTACCAGACTCTATCTCACAAAGTTACAATATTGGACATATGGTTTATTCTTTATCAACGATCAACGAGGTGCTAGAAAATTTAGACATCGAACAATCCGTAAAGAATAAAATACTTTATCGATATGAAAGACAGGTAGTTTCAAATGAAACGGGTGTGTATAAACTCTTAGGTAAAAATGTCGCTAGTCAATATGAGTTGCAGGCTGTTCTAGACTTAATTGAAGAAGGAGTTATCCGCATCAACACCCAGGACAAGATCACAATGATTAATAATAAGGCACAACAAATCTTAAATCGACCAAAAGAATTTCTGTATCAGAAACCTTTAGCTGATATTCTTCCATTGCCTTTCAAAATATCAGAATATCCTATCCATGATTATTTTTTAAGTATTGGTAATGAACAATTGATTTTCTCTTCTCAACCTACTCACATTTTTGATAAGCGAGTCGGCAGTATTATCACCTTAAAAAAAGTAACCGAATTACGAAAACTAGAAGAACAAGTCCGTCAAAACAACGCAAGAAAAGGCCATACAACCAAATATTCTTTTGACCACATCTTGGGATCCAGCTCTTCAATTCTTCAGGCCAAAAAACAGGCACAAAAAATGGCCGTTATTAACTCGACCATTGTAATCATAGGTGAAAGTGGAACAGGCAAAGAACTTTTTGCACAGGCAATTCACAAGCAAAGCCATCGAAATAAATTTCCATTTATTGCTATTAATTGTGCCGCTCTGCCAGAAAGTTTAATCGAAAGTGAGTTATTCGGATATGAAAGTGGTGCTTTTACTGGTGCGTCTAAAACAGGAAGATCCGGCTTATTCGAAGATGCTCATTTAGGAACCTTATTCCTTGACGAAATTGGAGATTTAAGCCTTCCTTTACAAGCCAAATTATTAAGAGTATTGGAGTCTCAAGAAGTCATACGTTTAGGTAGTAATAAAGTCAGAAATGTTGATGTCCGCATCATTGCCGCCACTAATAAAGATTTACGCCTTTTAGCGGAGCAAGGTGATATGCGATGGGATTTTTACTATCGTTTAAACGTGTTTCCGCTTCGCATCCCACCTTTAAGAGAACGTAAAGAAGATATCAAATTGTTGTTTCACCACCTTTTACACAACTTTCATTGTCATAAATCTGTTGCTCCTTCTTTGCTAAAAGCTTTATTCGACTATGACTGGCCTGGTAATATTAGAGAACTGCGAAACATTACCGAATATTTAGCACGAATGAGCGAAGATTCCATTGAAGTTGACGACCTGCCGCCAGATTTTGGGTGTTTTACTCCTAAGCCATCCTCTCAAAAAGAAAGCCCTAATATTGAGCATTTCATCCTTACACTTCTTCTAAAACGTGAGCAGCAAGGCTTACGGACTGGTCGCACGAAAATTCTTCACGCTTTAAATGATAGTGATTTTTTCATCACAGAAAGAGTCATCCGTAACTACTTAAAGGATCTTGAGCTGCAAGGCTTGATTCAACCCGGCAAAGGCCGGCAAGGTTCTTTTTTAACAAAAGAAGGAAAACAGCTCGCCTTCAATTTGTCACAAAACTAA
- a CDS encoding M20 metallopeptidase family protein, with product MEKTELLEAAQKEAENMIRWRRHFHRYPEVGFEVEHTADYIAEHLEEWGLKVTKNVGRTGVVGFLEGGEGKTIALRADMDALPIMETKETDYRSENIGKMHACAHDGHMAILLGVAKVMASHQKLLKGNLKFIFQPAEEGPAPGGAAPMIEEGVLEGVDYIFGAHLHSLYPVGTAGINLTNMMASTDNFSIEMIGKGGHAGLPHESIDAIAMAFRMYQEIQLMVSRNTDPLEPLVISVGTINAGVATNVIADNALLTGTVRTQSKDIREKILQQLEHKAKLISESEGGYCDVRIEKGLPPLVNHEPSSLMVKNAAAKVLGKENVFILEKPNMGAEDFAYYLEKVPGAFYWIGAGNKEKGMDYVMHHPQFDFDEMALVNGVQIFIQTLIDVWNL from the coding sequence ATGGAAAAAACAGAACTATTAGAAGCTGCTCAGAAGGAAGCGGAAAATATGATCAGGTGGAGAAGGCACTTTCACCGGTATCCCGAAGTGGGATTTGAAGTTGAACATACGGCGGATTATATTGCGGAGCATCTTGAAGAGTGGGGATTAAAGGTTACGAAAAATGTGGGAAGAACGGGCGTAGTAGGTTTTCTTGAAGGCGGGGAAGGTAAAACAATTGCCTTAAGAGCTGATATGGATGCGTTGCCAATTATGGAAACGAAGGAAACGGACTACCGATCAGAAAATATTGGAAAAATGCACGCTTGTGCTCATGATGGTCATATGGCTATTTTATTGGGGGTGGCCAAGGTGATGGCATCCCATCAGAAACTTTTGAAAGGTAATCTTAAGTTTATTTTTCAGCCAGCAGAAGAAGGGCCTGCACCAGGAGGAGCGGCTCCAATGATTGAAGAAGGTGTGTTGGAAGGGGTCGACTATATCTTTGGAGCACATTTACACAGCCTATACCCGGTGGGGACGGCAGGTATCAATCTGACAAATATGATGGCTTCGACAGATAATTTTTCAATAGAAATGATTGGAAAAGGAGGACATGCAGGTTTACCTCATGAATCCATTGATGCAATTGCGATGGCTTTTAGAATGTACCAAGAAATTCAGTTGATGGTTAGCAGAAACACCGATCCCTTAGAACCTTTGGTCATTAGCGTGGGGACGATTAATGCAGGAGTTGCGACTAATGTGATAGCGGATAACGCTCTATTAACAGGGACGGTAAGGACGCAGTCTAAAGATATCCGTGAAAAAATTCTTCAACAATTAGAACATAAAGCAAAACTTATTTCTGAAAGCGAAGGTGGGTACTGTGATGTTCGAATTGAAAAAGGCTTACCGCCACTGGTAAACCATGAACCCTCTTCCTTAATGGTGAAAAATGCAGCAGCGAAGGTGCTGGGAAAAGAGAATGTTTTTATTTTGGAAAAACCTAATATGGGAGCGGAGGATTTTGCATACTACTTAGAAAAAGTACCTGGTGCTTTTTACTGGATAGGTGCTGGGAACAAAGAAAAGGGAATGGATTATGTAATGCATCACCCTCAGTTTGATTTTGATGAAATGGCTTTAGTCAATGGGGTGCAGATTTTTATACAAACTTTGATAGATGTGTGGAACTTGTAA
- a CDS encoding YfcC family protein, giving the protein MLLQSKKKKEKRSFPHLFVILMSVIIVATVLTYVVPAGSYERVVDETTGQTIIDPLSFEYVEQTPVGPFAMLLSIQEGLIQAAPITFLVFMAFASLYLVQETGAVDASIALMVKKTKKNTKVSSITIALIIYVLAAWGSTGTISYEQIIAFIPIFCTLAIALGYDPLVGLGMSFLPVGMGFASSTVNPFTIGVAQGIAELPLFSGVAFRLMVLAVMSTLTVVYVLWYANRVKKDPSKSIVAGIDFGELEIDEARLSTEFTTARKMTLVTLLLGVGIMAYGLSTQGWYINEVAAIFVAVSIISGLINRWSPNRIAEVFVEGLSKGVLSALVVGVARGILVVISKGNILDTIIYSASSVLTNFGLYLSGIGMLIVQSLLNFLIPSGSGQAATSMPIMAPLADLIGMNRQISVLIFQFGDGFSNLIWPTSFILIACSLSKIPLNKYYKFVLPFLGIAFIFQILFIMLAININYGPF; this is encoded by the coding sequence ATGCTGTTACAAAGCAAAAAGAAAAAAGAAAAGAGAAGTTTTCCGCACTTGTTTGTGATTTTGATGAGTGTGATCATTGTTGCTACTGTGTTAACTTATGTTGTGCCCGCAGGAAGCTATGAAAGGGTGGTTGATGAAACAACAGGACAAACGATCATAGATCCCTTATCCTTTGAATATGTGGAGCAAACACCGGTAGGACCTTTTGCTATGTTGCTAAGTATTCAAGAAGGTTTGATCCAAGCGGCTCCTATCACATTTTTGGTGTTCATGGCTTTTGCATCCTTGTATTTGGTTCAAGAAACAGGCGCTGTTGATGCGAGTATTGCTTTAATGGTTAAAAAAACAAAAAAGAACACAAAGGTTTCGAGTATAACGATTGCTTTAATTATATATGTATTAGCGGCATGGGGATCTACAGGAACAATTTCTTATGAGCAGATCATTGCCTTCATTCCGATATTTTGCACTCTTGCTATTGCTTTGGGTTATGATCCCTTGGTTGGATTAGGTATGTCTTTTTTACCTGTAGGGATGGGGTTTGCGTCCTCTACCGTAAATCCATTTACTATCGGTGTGGCACAAGGCATTGCGGAACTTCCTCTTTTTTCGGGGGTTGCTTTCAGACTGATGGTTTTGGCTGTAATGAGTACATTGACAGTTGTTTATGTGCTTTGGTATGCAAATCGCGTCAAAAAAGATCCGTCAAAAAGCATTGTTGCTGGAATAGATTTTGGTGAACTGGAAATTGATGAAGCAAGACTTTCCACAGAATTTACAACAGCGAGAAAAATGACATTAGTTACTCTGTTGTTAGGTGTTGGAATAATGGCATACGGTCTTAGCACTCAAGGATGGTATATCAATGAAGTAGCAGCTATATTTGTTGCTGTATCCATTATTTCAGGTTTGATTAATCGGTGGAGTCCTAATCGAATAGCAGAAGTTTTTGTTGAGGGACTTTCTAAAGGTGTGTTGTCAGCTTTAGTAGTTGGAGTAGCGCGTGGTATACTGGTTGTTATCAGTAAGGGGAATATTTTAGACACGATCATTTATTCAGCTTCCAGTGTATTGACAAATTTTGGCTTATACCTTAGCGGAATAGGGATGTTGATTGTCCAAAGTTTGTTGAATTTTTTAATTCCCTCTGGGAGTGGTCAGGCGGCAACGTCTATGCCGATTATGGCACCTTTGGCTGATTTGATTGGAATGAATCGACAAATTTCTGTGCTGATATTTCAGTTTGGGGATGGATTCTCGAATCTGATCTGGCCAACAAGTTTTATTTTAATTGCCTGTTCTCTGAGTAAAATTCCGCTGAATAAATATTACAAATTTGTGCTACCTTTTTTAGGAATTGCATTTATTTTTCAAATCCTATTCATCATGTTAGCGATTAATATCAATTATGGACCTTTTTAA
- a CDS encoding helix-turn-helix transcriptional regulator produces the protein MGLIIKNSVKKSRMDIQITQEELAEKIGVTRQTIGLIEKEKYNPTIALCLSLSKVLGKSLDELFWIEED, from the coding sequence GTGGGCCTGATCATAAAAAATTCGGTTAAAAAAAGTCGGATGGATATTCAGATAACACAAGAGGAGTTGGCGGAAAAAATCGGAGTGACAAGACAAACGATAGGATTGATTGAAAAGGAAAAATACAATCCGACCATTGCGTTGTGCCTTAGCCTTAGCAAGGTTTTGGGGAAGTCTTTAGACGAGCTATTTTGGATAGAGGAGGATTAG
- a CDS encoding DUF6773 family protein, translating to MRNDERIENDVKQANSLGYSVFWFGIFGALLVRWFYLGQSLVEVLDVFAIWLIASMAQFFSLATRGIPITYPFASSQKEQKYFILLFPLATGIMTAMILTFFKEDVGYKRVLGGFAGAFMATFILFVIYSAIVHYWEKKMEE from the coding sequence ATGAGAAATGATGAACGAATTGAAAACGATGTGAAACAAGCCAATAGTTTGGGGTATTCGGTCTTCTGGTTTGGCATTTTTGGAGCCTTGTTAGTTCGGTGGTTTTATCTGGGGCAGAGTTTAGTAGAAGTTTTAGACGTTTTTGCAATTTGGTTAATTGCATCAATGGCACAGTTTTTTTCATTAGCAACAAGAGGGATTCCTATTACCTACCCTTTTGCCTCCAGTCAAAAGGAACAAAAATACTTTATCTTACTCTTTCCTCTTGCGACTGGTATTATGACAGCTATGATTTTGACGTTTTTTAAGGAAGATGTTGGATATAAGCGAGTACTAGGTGGCTTTGCAGGTGCGTTTATGGCAACCTTCATCCTTTTTGTGATCTATAGTGCTATTGTTCATTATTGGGAAAAAAAGATGGAGGAATAA
- a CDS encoding sensor domain-containing diguanylate cyclase, with the protein MKMFNIIYRPGDHLSDLLRKHNITDNHLAILIFADFELTKKSSVQSEQNEVTQLIHQLSELLPKAVIAGTTTAGAFNHANIEDERIVISFLEFDAMQPIGNSYPLEAFHPTHMARQIKKDLIVPETKLLILFTDGYHTDAHLLLDELSRLAPNVPIAGGKAGDGLRFKHTSVFFENRALQQGAVAIALNGNSLRIHQFYRLNWKKIGKTMTITDASENVVKTIDHEPAIEVYRRYLGHDASAKLTEHGGSEFPLLLKRNGMVITRSVIGQGEDGSVHYAGDIRLGERVQFSYGHIPLIFESLEEDCQQAANFDPQGILVFSCVARKSLLQKNAATELIPLARIAALSGFFTYGEFFHLNQQNHLLNISMTVTLLSEKKVSTQPSLPIGSSLSLPTDRQYLRIVKALTNLAEAVTAELEESKQQLEEQNYLLSQLLKIDGLTRLYNHKHFHQALEWETKAALRYHRNLCVGMFDLDLFKEINDTYGHGVGDQVLIELADLIKQSCRETDIVGRYGGDEFAVILPETRLEEGTLVFERVRERVASSYFSVHRLKVTFSCGIAQLDPSQPNELLSTADKRLYIAKRKGGNRVIATDE; encoded by the coding sequence ATGAAGATGTTCAATATCATTTACCGCCCAGGTGATCACCTTTCCGACTTGCTTCGCAAGCATAACATTACGGACAATCATTTGGCCATTCTGATCTTTGCTGATTTTGAGTTAACGAAAAAATCTTCTGTTCAGAGTGAACAGAATGAAGTGACTCAACTTATCCACCAACTATCAGAACTTTTGCCAAAAGCTGTTATCGCCGGCACTACCACCGCCGGTGCTTTTAATCATGCCAATATCGAAGATGAGCGAATTGTCATTTCCTTCCTCGAATTCGATGCCATGCAACCTATAGGTAATAGTTATCCCTTGGAAGCATTTCACCCTACCCATATGGCTCGTCAGATTAAAAAAGACCTGATTGTCCCAGAAACAAAATTATTGATCCTTTTCACCGATGGCTACCATACAGATGCTCATTTGTTACTGGATGAACTATCACGTTTAGCTCCTAACGTACCCATTGCAGGCGGCAAAGCTGGTGATGGTCTTCGTTTCAAGCATACTAGCGTATTTTTTGAAAACAGAGCATTACAGCAAGGTGCTGTTGCTATTGCTCTCAATGGCAACTCTCTTAGAATTCATCAATTTTATCGATTGAACTGGAAAAAAATTGGAAAAACCATGACGATTACAGATGCTTCAGAAAACGTTGTAAAAACCATTGATCATGAACCTGCCATCGAAGTGTATCGTCGCTATTTAGGGCATGATGCTTCGGCTAAACTGACAGAGCATGGCGGCTCCGAATTTCCTCTTTTGCTCAAGCGAAACGGAATGGTTATCACCCGCAGCGTCATCGGACAGGGAGAAGACGGAAGTGTTCACTATGCCGGTGACATCCGTCTTGGAGAGCGAGTTCAGTTTAGCTATGGTCACATTCCCTTAATCTTCGAAAGCCTTGAAGAAGATTGTCAACAGGCAGCAAACTTTGACCCACAAGGTATTTTAGTATTCTCCTGTGTTGCCAGAAAATCCCTTCTTCAGAAAAACGCAGCAACAGAACTGATTCCATTAGCACGAATCGCTGCTTTAAGCGGCTTCTTTACCTATGGCGAATTTTTTCACCTTAATCAGCAGAACCATTTGCTTAATATAAGCATGACTGTAACGCTGCTTTCTGAGAAAAAGGTTTCCACTCAACCTTCTTTACCTATTGGCTCTTCCCTGAGCCTCCCCACAGACCGGCAATACCTGCGAATCGTCAAAGCCCTCACTAACTTAGCGGAAGCTGTCACCGCCGAACTGGAGGAGAGCAAGCAACAGTTAGAAGAACAAAATTACCTGCTTTCTCAACTGCTTAAGATCGATGGGCTTACCAGGCTTTATAATCATAAGCATTTTCACCAAGCACTGGAATGGGAAACCAAAGCAGCCCTCCGATACCACCGTAATCTTTGCGTGGGAATGTTTGATCTGGATCTTTTTAAGGAAATCAACGATACCTATGGTCACGGCGTCGGCGATCAGGTGCTGATAGAACTGGCTGACTTAATAAAGCAAAGCTGTCGAGAAACAGATATTGTCGGCCGTTATGGCGGAGATGAATTTGCCGTTATTCTCCCTGAAACCCGCCTCGAAGAAGGAACTCTTGTTTTTGAACGTGTCAGAGAAAGAGTGGCCTCCTCTTATTTCAGCGTCCATCGGCTTAAAGTTACTTTTAGTTGCGGCATTGCTCAGCTAGACCCTTCCCAGCCTAACGAGCTTCTCTCTACTGCCGATAAACGACTTTATATCGCCAAGCGAAAAGGAGGAAACCGAGTGATCGCCACCGATGAGTAA
- a CDS encoding GGDEF domain-containing protein, translating to MSTEWYRHRKEVFLEQLFQRSLFATAILNRQEVVLDINIRFTELFGYTREEAIGAYINDLIVPSRYELEADRFKSVVLNHHTMRDKTMRRHKDGRLLEVEAVGSPVIIDGESYGLFAMYRDIRVEEEALRKMNRLLNTDTLTGLFNRKYIYDRIHHLSNQSHHRFIIYYLDLDQFKEVNDLHGHEAGDYVLQEVANRLLSVLKDCGEAARVGGDEFLLLATDSLHCSWDELEKNIRKSLQPSYCWKGQALTVPASLGIAVFPKDGKDGDDLISVADKRMYEEKKQRRIRRIPLRQDPK from the coding sequence GTGAGTACAGAATGGTACCGTCATCGGAAAGAAGTATTTCTGGAGCAATTATTTCAACGGTCGCTTTTTGCCACCGCCATTTTAAATCGTCAGGAAGTCGTTTTAGACATCAATATCCGTTTTACTGAATTATTTGGTTATACAAGAGAAGAAGCTATCGGCGCTTATATCAACGATCTCATCGTACCATCAAGATACGAACTAGAAGCCGATCGTTTTAAATCCGTTGTTCTTAATCATCATACGATGCGGGATAAAACCATGAGAAGGCATAAGGACGGAAGATTATTGGAAGTTGAAGCTGTCGGTAGCCCGGTCATTATCGATGGAGAATCTTATGGCCTTTTTGCCATGTATCGAGACATACGAGTAGAAGAAGAAGCATTGCGGAAGATGAACCGATTGTTAAATACAGACACCCTGACAGGTCTCTTTAACCGGAAGTACATTTATGATCGAATCCATCATCTTAGTAATCAATCACATCATCGGTTTATCATTTACTATTTGGATTTAGATCAATTTAAGGAAGTAAATGACCTTCATGGCCATGAAGCTGGAGATTATGTGCTTCAGGAGGTTGCCAACAGATTACTGTCGGTCTTAAAAGATTGCGGCGAAGCCGCCCGGGTAGGCGGTGATGAATTTCTTTTATTAGCAACGGACAGTCTTCACTGTTCCTGGGATGAGCTGGAGAAAAACATCCGAAAATCTTTGCAGCCTTCTTACTGTTGGAAAGGCCAAGCATTAACAGTTCCTGCAAGCCTTGGAATTGCTGTTTTTCCAAAAGATGGAAAAGACGGCGACGACTTAATTTCTGTTGCTGACAAACGGATGTATGAAGAAAAAAAACAACGAAGAATTCGTCGCATCCCCCTTCGACAAGATCCGAAGTAA
- a CDS encoding methyl-accepting chemotaxis protein: MKSIKVRLLTVFTALIMILIAATGFYALRIAENALMENAFEEIETVATSEAKYVQALIEGQLAYMEGLAENPIVMDETLSWEERSRFMVREAQRAGYDAFVYVEPDGSARSMDHVDQRGNVGEREYFQEAMAGNSVVSDVLASVESGEIIFNYAVPVKDNGRVVGVLYGRRTAHVMSEVVSDIQYKETGFSYIVNQEGRIVADRNTDLVLQQVNLLEEAAQDETQSQRRAVLQEMVQGNTGSGAYPYQGVDQILGFSPIEGTPWTIAVGIHTEEILEGIGSLRNGLMMAVLISVILGFMITYFVSNSISKPIVATTAAIEKFARLDFAKDENQAGYRYLQRKDEIGIMLNALVKMRISVSEFLVKTSSHVEQVAAASEELTATSQQSSMAANEVARTIEEIAKGATDQAKDTESGAGYVEALGRQIEMNTSQMNELNESASNVILSKDKGIETLKGVLEETESMKTAIKSIETMIRETEESSQKIHEASKMINSIAEQTNLLALNAAIESARAGEAGRGFAVVAEEIRKLAEQSSQFSQNIGSVVDELTMNTKDAVHTMGKVEVAAERQDSAIENTSQTFDEIDGAINKTLESIRALDESTKTIEKQKDSIISVIENLSAIAEENAASTEEASASVEEQTASMDEIANSSSELATIAQELQEEIYKFKA; the protein is encoded by the coding sequence ATGAAATCGATTAAAGTAAGATTATTGACCGTATTTACAGCACTTATTATGATACTAATTGCGGCAACAGGATTTTATGCTTTAAGGATTGCGGAGAATGCGCTGATGGAAAATGCCTTTGAAGAGATTGAAACAGTAGCAACCTCAGAAGCCAAATATGTACAGGCTTTAATAGAAGGTCAGTTAGCTTATATGGAAGGTTTGGCAGAAAATCCGATCGTTATGGATGAAACCTTATCCTGGGAAGAACGCAGCCGATTTATGGTGAGGGAAGCTCAGCGAGCTGGTTATGATGCCTTTGTTTATGTTGAACCGGACGGCAGTGCTCGTTCAATGGATCATGTGGATCAGCGTGGAAATGTAGGGGAGAGGGAGTATTTCCAGGAGGCAATGGCTGGAAATTCGGTAGTGTCAGATGTCTTGGCAAGTGTAGAGAGTGGCGAAATTATTTTTAACTATGCCGTGCCAGTGAAGGATAATGGACGGGTTGTAGGAGTCCTATATGGAAGAAGGACAGCGCATGTGATGTCGGAGGTTGTAAGCGACATACAGTATAAAGAGACCGGCTTTTCTTATATTGTCAATCAGGAAGGTAGAATTGTAGCCGACAGAAATACTGATCTTGTACTTCAACAGGTAAATCTTTTAGAGGAAGCTGCTCAGGACGAAACGCAAAGTCAACGAAGAGCTGTGTTACAAGAAATGGTTCAAGGAAATACGGGTTCTGGTGCTTATCCATATCAGGGAGTGGATCAAATACTTGGGTTTTCTCCCATCGAAGGAACGCCATGGACCATAGCTGTAGGGATTCATACGGAAGAAATACTGGAAGGAATAGGGAGTTTGAGAAATGGTTTGATGATGGCAGTGCTTATTTCCGTTATCCTTGGATTCATGATTACTTATTTTGTGAGCAATTCTATTTCGAAGCCCATAGTGGCTACGACGGCAGCTATTGAGAAATTTGCAAGACTGGATTTTGCCAAGGATGAAAATCAGGCCGGTTATCGTTATTTACAAAGAAAAGATGAAATTGGCATTATGCTTAATGCACTAGTAAAAATGCGAATTAGTGTTAGTGAGTTCCTAGTAAAAACCAGCAGTCACGTAGAACAGGTGGCGGCGGCTTCAGAAGAACTAACGGCTACGAGTCAGCAATCTTCCATGGCAGCCAACGAAGTGGCCAGAACCATTGAAGAAATTGCGAAAGGAGCGACAGACCAGGCGAAGGATACAGAATCAGGAGCCGGGTACGTGGAAGCATTAGGACGTCAGATAGAGATGAATACCTCTCAGATGAATGAACTAAACGAATCAGCATCTAATGTCATTCTTTCAAAAGATAAAGGAATTGAAACGCTGAAAGGCGTATTGGAAGAAACGGAGTCAATGAAAACGGCGATCAAAAGCATTGAAACCATGATTCGGGAAACAGAAGAAAGCAGTCAAAAAATTCATGAAGCCAGCAAAATGATTAATAGCATTGCGGAACAAACGAATTTATTGGCACTTAATGCGGCTATTGAGTCTGCCCGTGCTGGTGAAGCAGGTAGAGGGTTTGCAGTAGTTGCAGAAGAAATTCGGAAACTAGCGGAGCAATCAAGCCAATTTTCTCAGAATATTGGAAGTGTCGTTGATGAGCTGACAATGAATACAAAAGATGCGGTTCATACCATGGGAAAAGTGGAAGTTGCAGCAGAAAGGCAGGATTCTGCTATTGAAAACACCAGCCAGACCTTTGATGAAATAGATGGAGCAATCAATAAAACACTGGAGTCAATTCGGGCTCTTGATGAGTCAACAAAGACAATTGAAAAACAAAAAGACTCTATTATTTCTGTCATCGAAAACCTGTCGGCAATTGCAGAGGAAAATGCGGCAAGTACGGAAGAAGCATCGGCCTCTGTAGAAGAGCAAACGGCTTCCATGGACGAGATTGCCAATTCCAGTAGTGAACTGGCAACCATCGCTCAGGAATTGCAGGAAGAGATATATAAATTCAAAGCATAA